One genomic window of Tatumella citrea includes the following:
- the aceE gene encoding pyruvate dehydrogenase (acetyl-transferring), homodimeric type, translated as MSERLPNDVDPIETRDWLQALESVIREEGVERAQYLIDQVLDAARKGGVNVAAGATVHNYINTIAVEDEPEYPGNQSLERRIRSAIRWNAIMAVLHASKKDLELGGHMSSFQSSATIYEVCFNHFFRARTEQDGGDLVYFQGHISPGIYSRAFLEGRLTEDQMNNFRQEVHSKGLSSYPHPKLMPDFWQFPTVSMGLGPLAAIYQAKFLKYLEHRELKKTSAQTVYAFLGDGEMDEPESKGAITIATREKLDNLVFIINCNLQRLDGPVTGNGKIINELEGIFAGAGWEVIKVIWGGRWDELLRKDTSGKLIQLMNETVDGDYQTFKSRNGAYVREHFFGKYPETAALVKDMTDDEIWSLNRGGHDPKKVYAALKKAQETKGKPVVILAHTIKGYGMGETAEGKNIAHQVKKMNMDGVRYIRDRFNVPVSDDQIEKLPYVTFEKGSEEYNYLHGQREKLGGYLPSRQEKFSEKLEIPALDEFKSLLEEQNKEISTTIAFVRALNVMLKNASIKDRLVPILADEARTFGMEGLFRQIGIYSPNGQQYTPQDREQVAYYKEDEKGQILQEGINELGAGASWLAAATSYSTNNLPMIPFYIYYSMFGFQRIGDLCWAAGDQQARGFLVGGTSGRTTLNGEGLQHEDGHSHIQSLTIPNCISYDPAYAYEVAVIMHDGLERMYGESQENVYYYITTLNENYHMPAMPEGVEEGIRKGIYKLDSVAGSKGKVQLLGSGSILRHVREAAEILAKDYGVGSDVYSVTSFTELARDGQDCERWNMLHPTEEPRVPYIAQVMNEAPAVASTDYMKLFAEQVRNYIPASDYRVLGTDGFGRSDSRENLRHHFEVDASYVVVAALGELAKRGEIDKNVVAEAIRKFDIHADKVNPRLA; from the coding sequence ATGTCAGAACGTTTACCTAATGACGTGGATCCGATTGAAACCCGCGACTGGCTACAGGCGCTCGAATCGGTCATCCGTGAAGAAGGTGTTGAACGTGCTCAGTACTTAATTGATCAGGTACTGGACGCTGCACGCAAAGGTGGTGTTAATGTTGCGGCCGGTGCTACGGTACACAACTATATCAATACTATTGCCGTTGAAGACGAACCGGAATACCCGGGGAATCAGTCACTGGAACGACGCATTCGTTCAGCCATTCGCTGGAATGCTATTATGGCAGTACTGCATGCCTCCAAAAAAGATTTGGAGCTGGGTGGGCATATGTCGTCCTTCCAGTCATCAGCGACCATCTACGAAGTGTGCTTTAACCACTTCTTCCGCGCCCGTACCGAGCAGGACGGTGGCGATCTGGTTTACTTCCAGGGTCATATCTCTCCCGGTATATACTCCCGTGCTTTCCTTGAAGGCCGTCTGACCGAAGATCAGATGAATAACTTCCGTCAGGAAGTTCACAGTAAAGGTTTATCGTCCTACCCGCATCCAAAACTGATGCCGGATTTCTGGCAGTTCCCGACTGTATCTATGGGGCTGGGGCCGTTGGCTGCGATTTATCAGGCGAAGTTCCTGAAATATCTGGAACACCGTGAACTGAAGAAAACTTCAGCGCAAACCGTTTATGCCTTCCTGGGTGACGGTGAGATGGATGAGCCGGAATCAAAAGGCGCTATCACCATCGCAACCCGTGAAAAACTGGATAACCTGGTGTTTATCATTAACTGTAACCTGCAGCGTCTTGATGGCCCGGTAACAGGTAACGGTAAAATTATCAACGAGCTGGAAGGTATCTTCGCAGGTGCCGGCTGGGAAGTGATCAAGGTTATCTGGGGTGGCCGTTGGGATGAGCTGCTGCGTAAAGATACCAGCGGTAAGCTGATCCAGCTGATGAATGAAACCGTTGATGGTGATTACCAGACCTTTAAATCCAGGAATGGTGCTTATGTTCGTGAGCACTTCTTTGGTAAATATCCGGAAACCGCTGCATTGGTCAAAGATATGACCGATGATGAAATCTGGTCTCTGAACCGCGGTGGTCACGATCCGAAGAAAGTTTATGCTGCTCTGAAAAAAGCGCAGGAAACTAAAGGTAAGCCAGTAGTGATCCTTGCCCACACCATTAAAGGTTACGGCATGGGTGAAACTGCAGAAGGCAAAAACATTGCTCACCAGGTGAAGAAAATGAACATGGATGGCGTGCGCTATATCCGTGATCGTTTTAATGTGCCGGTCAGCGATGATCAGATTGAAAAACTGCCTTATGTGACCTTTGAGAAAGGCTCAGAAGAGTATAACTACCTGCATGGCCAGCGTGAAAAACTGGGTGGCTATCTGCCAAGCCGTCAGGAAAAATTCAGCGAAAAACTGGAAATTCCTGCGCTGGATGAGTTCAAATCTCTGCTGGAAGAGCAGAATAAAGAGATCTCAACCACCATTGCTTTCGTCCGTGCCCTGAACGTTATGCTGAAAAATGCTTCAATCAAAGATCGTCTGGTACCGATCCTTGCTGATGAAGCCCGTACCTTTGGTATGGAAGGCTTGTTCCGTCAGATCGGTATTTACAGTCCTAATGGTCAGCAATATACCCCTCAGGACCGTGAGCAGGTTGCTTACTATAAAGAAGACGAAAAAGGTCAGATCCTTCAGGAAGGGATCAACGAACTGGGTGCCGGGGCTTCCTGGCTGGCTGCGGCCACTTCGTACAGTACTAACAATCTGCCGATGATCCCGTTCTACATTTACTATTCAATGTTCGGTTTCCAGCGTATTGGTGATTTGTGTTGGGCGGCAGGTGATCAGCAGGCGCGTGGCTTCCTGGTGGGCGGAACCTCAGGACGTACAACGCTGAACGGTGAAGGCCTGCAACACGAAGATGGTCACAGCCATATTCAGTCTCTGACTATCCCTAACTGTATCTCTTACGATCCAGCCTATGCCTATGAAGTTGCAGTGATCATGCACGACGGTCTGGAGCGGATGTATGGTGAGTCTCAGGAAAATGTTTATTATTACATTACAACCCTGAACGAAAACTACCATATGCCAGCGATGCCAGAGGGTGTCGAAGAGGGTATCCGTAAAGGTATCTACAAACTCGACAGCGTTGCAGGCAGCAAGGGCAAAGTACAGTTACTGGGCTCAGGATCTATTTTACGCCATGTACGTGAAGCCGCAGAAATTCTGGCCAAAGATTACGGCGTTGGTTCTGATGTCTACAGTGTGACATCGTTTACTGAACTGGCCCGTGACGGGCAGGACTGTGAGCGTTGGAATATGCTGCATCCGACCGAAGAGCCTCGTGTACCTTACATTGCTCAGGTGATGAATGAAGCACCGGCCGTAGCGTCAACTGACTACATGAAACTGTTTGCCGAGCAGGTACGTAACTATATTCCTGCCAGTGATTACCGCGTGCTGGGTACCGATGGTTTCGGTCGCTCTGACAGCCGTGAGAATCTGCGTCATCATTTCGAAGTTGATGCTTCTTATGTGGTGGTGGCTGCACTGGGTGAACTGGCGAAACGCGGTGAGATTGATAAAAATGTGGTGGCTGAAGCTATCCGCAAATTTGATATCCATGCGGATAAAGTCAACCCGCGTCTGGCCTAA
- the pdhR gene encoding pyruvate dehydrogenase complex transcriptional repressor PdhR, with translation MAYSKIRQPKLSDAIEQQLATLIMEGSLCPGERLPPERELARQFEVSRPSVREAIQRLEARGLLSRRQGGGTFVQNELWQSVSDPLVGLLANSSESRFDFLETRHALEGIAAYYAALRGTEEDLQRIQEYYLRIRLAQDSGNLTAEASAVIKYQITVTEAAHNAVLLHLVRAMGPLLEQNVRENFEILYLSRDMLAKVSGHRARIFEAIIAREPEKAREESNSHLAFIEEILLDRSREQSRRERSLRRLQQRKD, from the coding sequence ATGGCATATAGCAAAATCCGACAACCCAAGCTCTCTGATGCCATTGAGCAGCAGTTGGCGACACTTATTATGGAAGGTTCACTGTGCCCCGGGGAGCGACTTCCTCCGGAACGTGAGCTTGCACGCCAGTTTGAAGTGTCACGCCCTTCAGTGCGCGAAGCTATTCAACGTCTGGAAGCCAGAGGATTATTATCACGGCGCCAGGGAGGAGGAACCTTCGTGCAAAACGAGTTGTGGCAAAGTGTCAGCGATCCACTGGTCGGGTTGCTGGCCAACTCTTCGGAATCCCGTTTTGATTTTCTGGAAACACGGCATGCGCTGGAAGGTATAGCCGCGTATTATGCTGCTCTGCGGGGAACCGAGGAAGACTTGCAGCGAATTCAGGAATATTATCTGCGGATTCGGCTGGCCCAGGACAGTGGCAACCTTACTGCTGAAGCCAGTGCCGTCATTAAATATCAAATAACCGTTACCGAAGCCGCCCATAATGCTGTGTTACTGCATTTGGTTCGTGCAATGGGACCGTTACTTGAGCAAAATGTCCGGGAAAATTTTGAAATACTTTACTTAAGTCGCGATATGTTAGCGAAAGTGAGCGGACACCGCGCCAGAATTTTTGAGGCGATTATTGCACGTGAGCCGGAAAAAGCCCGTGAAGAATCAAACTCACACCTGGCGTTTATTGAGGAGATATTGCTGGACAGAAGTCGGGAACAAAGCCGGCGGGAACGTTCTTTAAGGCGTCTTCAGCAACGCAAGGATTAA